CACAACAAGTAAAGCATCTCCATTCTCATCTCTCATTATCACCCCCATTCCCATCTTCCCCACCTTCATGTCTAAAGAGGCATCCCAGTTTACCTTAACAAATTCTGCATCTGGTTTGACCCATGCTGCCACACTGCCTGGTCTGGATACCTGCTGGGGTTCAATCCCTTGTCTTCTGTTTGCCTGCTTGAACACCTCCAAGGATTCAGCTGTTGATACTAGCAATCTTTGAGGGCATGTGACTTTGTTTTCAAAAACCACCAAATTCCTTCTCAACCAGATTTTCCTGAATCGAACAGCCACTTCTTCTAGCTTATCTCTGTCCAGGCTCTCCACTAGCTTTTCCCATAACACCATAAAATCCCTCCCATCCCTTTTTCACTTTTGAAATCCACTTATACTGTTGGCCCATACATCATTTGCAGCATGACACTCCCATAGCACATGCACTGTTGTTTCCTCCTCTTTAAAGCATATAGGACAGTAAGGATCCTCCACAATCTTCTTCTTAAACAGGTTTTTTCTAGTTGGAAGCAAATCATTTGCAGCCTTCCACAGAAAAACTTTAACCATATTTGGTACTTCAAGATCCCAAATACTTTTCTAGTTGGTACTTACTCCCCTTTCCCTAGAAGATTCTCctaaccttcttcttcttctatccAATTGTAAGAAATAGGCGCTTCTCACAGTAAAAATTCCTTTCTTAGAAGGCCCCCATATTTCCTTGTCTTCAACCATACCTTTGCTCAAAGGAATACTCAGAATCTGCTTTGCTTCTACTTCCTCAAAGATAGCCTTAACCCTCTCCTCATTCcattctccttttctttctcccaACAACTCTTCCACATTAGATTCTAAGCTGAGCACAGACACTGGTGACTGTACTGAGAAAGAAGTAGGAGTGCTCAACCATTTGTGTCCccaaatttttatctttttgccATCCCCCACCCTCCATCTCATCCCTTCCTTTATCAGATCTCTTGCCCCccaaatgcttctccaaatTAAAGAGGCTTTAGTACCCAGCTTAACATCCAGGAAGTTAGAGTgcttaaagtatttttctcttAAGATAACTAAAACCAGAGAATTAGGGGACTTAATAAGTCTCCAACcctgtttggctagtaaagccAAATTAAAGCACCCCAAATCCCTGAAACCCAGCCCTCCATTCCCCTTCTGCCCAGCCATCTTTTCCCACTTTCTCCACGGAATGCCTCCTTCCTTTTGATGATTCCCCCACCAGAACTTTGAAAACATAGTGTTAATCTCATTGCACAATCTGATGGGCAACTTGAATACACTCATAGTGTATGTGGGTATTGCCTGCAACACAGCTTTGATCATTACCTCTTTTCCTGCTTGTGACAGGAAATTGTTCTTCCAATTCGATATCCTGTgccatattttttcttttaacactCTGAAGGTATTGAACTTAGATCTTCCTACCACTGTTGGGAGGCCAAGATACCTTTCATAGCTACCACACACCACTAAATTACCTGCTGACAGGATGCTCTTTTTCACCACCAAAGAGGTATTGGTACTGAAAAAGATGGAAGCTTTTTCCTTATTCAGATATTGGCCAGAAGCCTTTTCATAAACCTTTAGAATCCCTTGCAATTTATGCCAATCTTCAAGAGAAGCTTTGCCAAACAGAATGCAGTCATATGCAAATAATAAGTGGTTTATAGAATAGCCACCCCTTGACACTTGAACCCCTCTTATACTCCTCAGTCTCACTGATTGTTCCATTAAACAACTGAGCCCTTCTACACAAAGAATGAAAAGATAAGGTGATAGAGGATCACCTTGTCTTAATCCCCTTGTTGGTCTAAACCTCTCTCCAGGCTTCCCATTTATAAGAACTAAATAGCTTACAGAAGTCACACACTTCATTATGAGATTAATCCACTTCTCACTAAAACCGATTCTCTTCATTACAGCCTCCAAGAACCCCCATTCTATACGATCATACGCTTTTGACATATCTAGTTTGATAGCCATACTCCCTTCTCTCCCCTTCTTTCTACTTTTCATGGAATGAATCAACTCATAGGCTATTATGATATTATCTTAAATAAGTCTTCCAGGTAAAAAGGCACACTGTGTTGGGGCAATTATCTCAGTTAATACCTTTTTAAGTCTATTAATAACTATTTTTGAAATTAGtttgtacaaaacattgcacAAACTAATTGGCCTATAGTCACTCACCACCTTAGGCTCTTTAATCTTAGGTATCAACACAATAAAGGTATAGTTGAGAGAGGAAATCCATGAATTACCATTAAGAACTGACAAAGCAGCATCACAAACCTCATCTGCCACTTGGTTCCAATGACTCTGATAAAAACAGGCTCCAAAACAGTCTGGTCCAGGTGACTTCATAGGTGCCATTTGTCGCATAGCCACTTCAATCTCAAATCTGGAAAAATCCTTTATcagcatttcattcattttatttgTCACCCATGGCTCCATTCCACTCAGACATTCTGCCAACTCTGCATTGGATGGATTAGTAGAACTGAACAGTTCCTTAAAATAAAAGCTAA
This genomic interval from Carya illinoinensis cultivar Pawnee chromosome 2, C.illinoinensisPawnee_v1, whole genome shotgun sequence contains the following:
- the LOC122301754 gene encoding uncharacterized protein LOC122301754 — translated: MKWNRQRRRGGGKDIEEKTAILQQLQADESQLNVNEIRTVKEELNRLLEKEDIRWRQRAKVNWYRLGDRNTKYFHSCANMRRKKNTIGQVLNEHNREVRGNKEIERAFSFYFKELFSSTNPSNAELAECLSGMEPWVTNKMNEMLIKDFSRFEIEVAMRQMAPMKSPGPDCFGACFYQSHWNQVADEVCDAALSVLNAYELIHSMKSRKKGREGSMAIKLDMSKAYDRIEWGFLEAVMKRIGFSEKWINLIMKCVTSVSYLVLINGKPGERFRPTRGLRQGDPLSPYLFILCVEGLSCLMEQSVRLRSIRGVQVSRGGYSINHLLFAYDCILFGKASLEDWHKLQGILKVYEKASGQYLNKEKASIFFSTNTSLVVKKSILSAGNLVVCGSYERYLGLPTVVGRSKFNTFRVLKEKIWHRISNWKNNFLSQAGKEVMIKAVLQAIPTYTMSVFKLPIRLCNEINTMFSKFWWGNHQKEGGIPWRKWEKMAGQKGNGGLGFRDLGCFNLALLAKQGWRLIKSPNSLVLVILREKYFKHSNFLDVKLGTKASLIWRSIWGARDLIKEGMRWRVGDGKKIKIWGHKWLSTPTSFSVQSPVSVLSLESNVEELLGERKGEWNEERVKAIFEEVEAKQILSIPLSKGMVEDKEIWGPSKKGIFTVRSAYFLQLDRRRRRLGESSRERGAANDLLPTRKNLFKKKIVEDPYCPICFKEEETTVHVLWECHAANDVWANSISGFQK